The proteins below come from a single Mauremys reevesii isolate NIE-2019 linkage group 6, ASM1616193v1, whole genome shotgun sequence genomic window:
- the LOC120407437 gene encoding prostate-associated microseminoprotein, producing the protein MARKVQKVACVWGRICLLLSFLLQLQGAQAKCYFQAQAPCHYEGKQFTLGESWLSTTCLLCTCLHPVGVGCCEITQHPIDFPDWCMAHYDSQTCQISVVQKANPSLPCVNSMEREWGSAGTPEPMINKVLEMPLSR; encoded by the exons ATGGCCAGGAAGGTGCAGAAGGTTGCCTGTGTCTGGGGCAGGATCTGCCTGCTGCTCTCTttcctgctccagctccagggagCCCAGGCGAAATGTTATTTCCAGGCGCAAG CTCCCTGTCACTACGAGGGGAAGCAGTTCACCCTGGGGGAGTCCTGGCTCAGCACCACCTGCCTGCTCTGTACCTGCCTCCACCCCGTCGGCGTGGGCTGCTGCGAGAT cacccagcaccccatCGATTTTCCAGACTGGTGCATGGCCCACTATGACTCGCAGACCTGCCAGATTTCAGTGGTGCAGAAAGCCAACCCCAGCCTGCCGTGTGTGAACAGCATGGAGCGCGAGTGGGGCTCGGCCGGCACCCCGGAGCCAATGATCAACAAGGTGCTAGAGATGCCGCTGAGCAGGTAG